One Ostrinia nubilalis chromosome 4, ilOstNubi1.1, whole genome shotgun sequence DNA window includes the following coding sequences:
- the LOC135071446 gene encoding uncharacterized protein LOC135071446 yields MSMTKENRPPKRQRSENWLEEDKYLLKELVKERVNAIENKNTDTNTNKRKVAAWADLQTTFNSMCAGMNRSITQLKSQWSLIKISAKKDKTIARQAQIKTGGGPPLSVPDDRADDIASWLPNEFVVDVNRFDSDSNKSELINIQEEESTQNTQDQELINNEEIQYELVVLDEEIEDTHACTTRGILEDKENKKVEAKENKAKPNFKAPAIKKKRKLLNKEGLIDLSKVRISEIAETESKCRIELHEVQMENERKKGRNLDLEHQLLQEKLKYYTHINKE; encoded by the exons atgtccatgacgaaggagaacagaccgcctaaaaggcaacgatcagaaaactggttggaggaagataag tatttgctgaaagagttggtgaaagaaagagtaaatgcaatcgaaaataaaaatacagacactaacacgaataaacggaaggttgcggcttgggctgatttacaaacaac gtttaattcaatgtgcgctggtatgaaccgctccattacccagttaaaatcgcaatggagcctcataaaaatcagtgcgaagaaagacaagaccattgctaggcaggctcaaattaaaactggcggtggtccaccattatcagtgcctgacgatagggctgatgatatagcatcttggttgcccaatgaatttgtagtcgatgttaacagatttgactcggactcaaataaaagtgaattaattaacattcaagaggaggaatcaactcaaaatacgcaagatcaggaattgataaataatgaagaaatccaatatgaattggtggtacttgatgaagaaatagaagatacacatgcttgtactactagaggcatattggaagataaagaaaataaaaaagtagaggcaaaagaaaataaagcaaaacctaattttaaagcaccagcaatcaaaaaaaaaaggaaactgttaaacaaagaaggcttaattgatttaagcaaagttaggatttccgaaattgcagaaacagaatcaaaatgccggattgaactgcatgaagttcaaatggaaaacgaacggaagaaagggagaaacttggatcttgagcatcaattattacaggaaaaacttaaatattacactcacattaataaagaataa
- the LOC135071443 gene encoding putative nuclease HARBI1, whose protein sequence is MNAINAIVHLANNADPARRRKLYRQRSNPFDLRDLNFKIKYRFNKDTVRTIIDLVEDDLVQSARGGGTCPELQVLVAIRCWGRREVQDDAGDLHGLSQPTVSRICARVAHAIANKANSFIKMPITIGEQERISAKFRAIKNFPGVIGAIDCTHIKIKKTGGDMAQYYINRKGYYSLNVQVVCDADLKIMDIVARWRGSTHDSRIFMESNIKQRFEDRQFRGRLIGDSGYPLLPYLFTPILRPSRPEEEAYNNAHISTRNTVERCFGVWKQRFQCLLHGLPVSLQNGKAVIIALAVLHNIAIDMNVTLLEQHMEQVPVTPQLSTENSVHDNRPSLLRRRSQLILQNFINQHF, encoded by the exons atgaatgctataaatgcaattgtgcatttagccaataatgccgacccagcgcgacgtagaaagctctaccgccaacgaagcaacccattcgatttgcgggacctaaattttaaaataaaatataggttcaataaggacacagtgcgcaccatcatagatttggtggaagatgatctggttcagagcgctagaggtggtggcacgtgtcctgaactgcaagttttagtggccataagatgttggggacgtcgtgag gtacaagatgatgctggtgacctccatggcctaagtcagccgacagtgagccggatatgcgccagagtcgcgcatgcaatcgcgaataaggcaaattccttcatcaaaatgcctatcactataggagagcaggaaagaattagtgccaaatttagagcaattaaaaattttcctggggtgataggagccatagattgcacccacattaaaattaaaaaaaccggaggtgacatggcccagtactatattaatagaaaaggctattattccctgaatgttcag gttgtctgtgatgctgacctcaaaataatggatatagtggctagatggcgaggcagtacacatgacagtcgaatttttatggagagcaatataaaacaacgatttgaggataggcagtttagaggacgccttattggcgattcgggctaccctcttctgccatatctatttacacctattttaaggcctagtcgtccagaagaagaagcatacaataatgctcacatctcaactaggaacactgttgaaaggtgttttggggtgtggaagcagcggttccaatgcctactccatggcttaccagtaagcctccaaaatggaaaagctgtgatcatagcattggctgtattacataatatagccattgatatgaatgtcacattgttag aacaacatatggagcaggtccctgtaactccgcaactttcgacggagaacagtgttcacgacaaccgaccttcattgttgaggcgtaggtcgcagttgatactacaaaattttataaatcaacatttttga
- the LOC135071445 gene encoding putative nuclease HARBI1, which yields MNAINAIVHLANNADPARRRKLYRQRSNPFDLRDLNFKIKYRFNKDTVRTIIDLVEDDLVQSARGGGTCPELQVLVAIRCWGRREVQDDAGDLHGLSQPTVSRICARVAHAIANKANSFIKMPITIGEQERISAKFRAIKNFPGVIGAIDCTHIKIKKTGGDMAQYYINRKGYYSLNVQVVCDADLKIMDIVARWRGSTHDSRIFMESNIKQRFEDRQFRGRLIGDSGYPLLPYLFTPILRPSRPEEEAYNNAHISTRNTVERCFGVWKQRFQCLLHGLPVSLQNGKAVIIALAVLHNIAIDMNDTLLEQHMEQVPVTPQLSTENSVHDNRPSLLRRRSQLILQNFINQHF from the exons atgaatgctataaatgcaattgtgcatttagccaataatgccgacccagcgcgacgtagaaagctctaccgccaacgaagcaacccattcgatttgcgggacctaaattttaaaataaaatataggttcaataaggacacagtgcgcaccatcatagatttggtggaagatgatctggttcagagcgctagaggtggtggcacgtgtcctgaactgcaagttttagtggccataagatgttggggacgtcgtgag gtacaagatgatgctggtgacctccatggcctaagtcagccgacagtgagccggatatgcgccagagtcgcgcatgcaatcgcgaataaggcaaattccttcatcaaaatgcctatcactataggagagcaggaaagaattagtgccaaatttagagcaattaaaaattttcctggggtgataggagccatagattgcacccacattaaaattaaaaaaaccggaggtgacatggcccagtactatattaatagaaaaggctattattccctgaatgttcag gttgtctgtgatgctgacctcaaaataatggatatagtggctagatggcgaggcagtacacatgacagtcgaatttttatggagagcaatataaaacaacgatttgaggataggcagtttagaggacgccttattggcgattcgggctaccctcttctgccatatctatttacacctattttaaggcctagtcgtccagaagaagaagcatacaataatgctcacatctcaactaggaacactgttgaaaggtgttttggggtgtggaagcagcggttccaatgcctactccatggcttaccagtaagcctccaaaatggaaaagctgtgatcatagcattggctgtattacataatatagccattgatatgaatgacacattgttag aacaacatatggagcaggtccctgtaactccgcaactttcgacggagaacagtgttcacgacaaccgaccttcattgttgaggcgtaggtcgcagttgatactacaaaattttataaatcaacatttttga